ATGGCGTTTcgttccgtttttttttttattaactaatACCGCAACTTCTTCTGTCTTGTCTTGTCCTGTGACTGAAGGCAAAACTGCCCGATTATAATCCAATCTCAAGCTTCCCCGTTGACAAGGAAACCGATGAACGTGAACTAGAGGAAACAAGATGGAGTCCTGGCGTTGTGGCCGATGGCGACTTGTTAATGTTTCTGCGTGCGGCACGCTCCATGGCTGCATTTCAAGGAATGTGTGATGGCGGTTTAGAAGACGGTTGTTTGGCTGCCAGTCGCGACGACACAACAATTAACGCACTAGACGTGGTAAGTGAACCCATTTAACTCCTACTCTGACTTTCCGCCTGCCATCCGTTCGACTAATTGTTGTCGCATTCCGTTTTAATAGCTGCACGATTCTGGCTACGATCCAGGCAAAGCTCTACAAGCGCTCGTAAAGTGCCCCGTATCAAAGGGCATTGACAAGAAGTGGACCGAGGACGAAACGAAAAAGTTCATCAAGGGTCTACGACAATTTGGCAAGAATTTCTTTAGGATCCACAAGGACCTGCTGCCACACAAAGACACACCGGAGCTGGTCGAGTTCTACTATCTGTGGAAGAAGACGCCCGGTGCCAACAATAATCGCCCGCATCGGCGACGCAGACAGAGCGCCTTGCGTCGCAATCGTGTTACGCGCGCCAACAATACACCTCCCAAAAAGGAGGACACCCCGGAACCACAAGCtgcgacgacggcgacggcggcggcgtcggctGCAGAGACGGCGAATCGCTCATCGCCCGCTGTCTCCAAGGAGGAGAACAGTTCTCTAACCGAGGACGACGCCAGCGAGTGTGACAGTGATTCGAGTCTGACCAACAAAAGGGATGAATCACCCTCAAGGATGAGGACGAGAAACAAacaacagaacaacaacaacaacaacaacagcagcagcgccagtgCAGCTGGTGGCGGTGGCAactccgctgctgctgctactgctgcctCCTCCGTCAACGCTTCTGCCAACAGCAGCTCCGCCAAGGATCAATCCTCGGGCTCAgcgagcaacaacagcaacgccgTGGCGAACGGCAAGCGACCCAAACGGGGCTCCGATACACcggatgctgccgctgccgcagcagccgctgttGCCGGCGACAGTCCCAAAACGCCCACCAAGAGCGTGGCCGAGGGATCCGGCAATAAGCGCAAGGGCGGCAAGCAGGACACGCCCAACAAGAAGAAGCGCACCGAAACGGAtaccaataacagcagcagcgagcagGCCAACAACAGCACCGAGGACAACATCAAGGAGAAGCAGCGCAAGCGACCGGACAGTCCAGTCGAGAGCATGAACTCCGACAGTCGTCCCGACTCTGTTCTGGACGATGGCGAGTCGAATACAACAGACACGGATGGCCGCACAGCGGAGCAGCAGTCCAGCAAGGACAGCAAGGAGATCAACTGCAAGGAGGAGAGCGGCGCTGTGACGCTGTCCGGCGATCTGGACTCCAAGTCGGAGGTCAATGAGAAATCGATCAAAACCGAAACGTCCTGCGCGGAAGACAACAAAGATGCCATCAAGAACATGGATGAGGAGACCAATATTCAAGCGCCCAGCAGCATACAGCCACTCAGCATCAAGCCCACGCACGTGGATGGTCTGCTAAAGGACTCCAGCTCCTTGGAGGCACCACaagctgctgttgcggttgcACCGATTGCAATGAAGGTGCCCACAATTGCCACCGTCGAGGCGCTCAATGCCTCTGTCGACCGTGATCGCAAGGAAGCCATTGAGAAAATGGAGATATGTGAGAATGAAGCGGCTGCACGTGATCCCGATCTGCTCAAGAAGCTCGCTAGCATCAAGCAGGAGACATtgcctcagcagcagcagcagcaacaacaacaacaacaacaacaacaacagcagcagcaacaacaacaacatcagcagcagcaacagcaacagctgggTGTGCCGCCAGTGTCAGCTGCCTCGGGGCCCATGCAGGAGGCTGTTTACATTAAAAAGGAGCCCATGGAGGACTCGATGGACGCCACATGCAATCAAAACAGCAACGAGCCGCAGGATCTCAAGGTTAAAATCGAAATCAAAAACGAGGATCTGAAAATAAATGCCAGCGGTCTGCCACCAGTCAGTTCCGCGGCGCCGCCGCCCAATGCCCAACTTGCTGGCCTGCATCATGGCGCCGTGGATGGTGTCAATGCGGAGCCACTGCATCTACAGCATATGCCACATGGACCAACGCCGCAGGCGCCCGCCGGTTATCTAATCGACGGGCAGCTTAAGTATGGACCACCCGGGCAACCGCCTCcacagccgccgccgcagctgcaCAGTGATCCGGGCAGCGGTGGGGTAGCGAGCGCAACGCCTCAGAAATATCCTGGCGATATGGAAATGAAGTACAACGAGGCGGCCGTCAAATTTGAGCCCAGCAGCGGTAAATTTGCGCCACAGGAGCTGAAGTATCCGGTGCCACCGCAACTGGATCCGCTCAAGTACAGCCAGGAGATTCAGgcagcggctgccgctgcggcAGCTGTGGGCAAATACGACATGAAGTACATGATCGAGCAGCAGGGCAAGTACCCGGTGGAGCTGGCACCGCCCAAACCGGGCTACCAGGAGGCGCTCAAGATACCCGATGTAAAGCCGGGCTTTGCCCATCTGCCGCACAACATTGGCCCGTCGTTGGACGGACCCGGTTCGCACAAATATGCGCCGTCAGCTCAGCCCGGCCAGCCGATGGATCAGCAGCCGCCGGGCGCGACACCACCGCCCGGCATTGCCATGCCCAAGCCGCATTATCAGCACGATGTGCAGACGCCACCGCTGGGGCGACCCTTTGAGCCCGCAGGCCTCATGCTCAAGTATGGTGATCCATTGGCCGGCAAATATGGGCCGCCACAGCCGCAGGATCTCAAGTATCCGATGCCGCCCGTGTCCGCTGCCGGCGGCGAGAATCTGATCAAAGCCTCGCCATATGGCCCGCCGCCAGAGAGTCCCATTGACGCCTCGGCGCGCTCCACGCCCGGCCAGGATAGCCAGGgcagcaatagcaatagcaattCGCAGCCGCCATCCTCACAGCCGCAGCAGTTCCAGTCGCCGCATCCCTCGCCGCACATGCCTTCGCCAGCTGGCGGCGGTTTGCCACCTGGCATGCATCCACAAAATCTCATCTCCCCGCACAGCCATGGACCGCCGCCGAATAGTGGCGCCGGTTCCGGTCCAGGTCCACAGCCGCCAACGTCGCTGCATCAGCCGATTAGCAGCACAATGTCGGGTCAGGGTGGACCGCCCAGTCTGCAGCATGGACTGCCGCCGGGCCCGGGTGGCCCACACGCACAAATATCGGTCGCCAATTCGCTGTCGGGCGTCGTCTCATCGCTGGGCGCGCCCACGCTTTCCACAATGGCGCCCTCGCATCCCATGCACCCGCACATGCATCCGCACCAGCATCCGCATCTGCAGTCGCTGCAGTCACTGCACCGACCGCATCCCGATCTGCCGCCATCCATGCATCCGCATGCGCCCATGGCCATGTCGCTGCAGGCGCCAGGTCCGCCGCCACCGCACAGCCACGGCCATCCGCTGGCGCCCGGCCacggacagcagcagcagcagccaggacCGGGTGGTCCAGCTGGCACAGTACGCACGCCTTCGccggcgcagcagcaacagccgccgcCGCGTAGCCTGCACGAGCCGCTGCCAACATCGCGTGAGCCGCCCGCCTCGCACACATCGACGGCGCCAACGGGGTCGATAAGCGGCCTGAGCTCCGGGCCGGGACAGGGCCAGGGACCGGGACCAATGCCACATCAGTCACCGCACGCGCATCGCACATCACCGCTGCCGGGTCTGGCGCATCCGTCTGGCCTCATAGGCCATCCGATGCCCATACATCCGCACTTGGCGCACCTGCCACCGGGTCATCCGGCGCACGCAGCGCTCGCGCATCCCGGCCATCATCTGCTCTCGCATTCGATAGCAGGGCTGAGCCATGGCGGCGGTCCCATTGCGCTCTTGGCGGGTCCCGGTGGACTGGGTGGCCTGCCCGAGTCGGCGCTCAGTCGACGCACACCGCCTAGCCATCTGTCGCACCCGCATGCCTCGTCAGCGCCCTCGACGCCGCACTCGGTGGCCATCTCGACGAGCATGTCGCTGACCACCACACCCAATACGGTGCCATCGTCCGCCTTTAGTCGCGCCAGTCCCAGCGTGCAACTCTCCAGCGGTTCCGCTCCAGCTGGCCctggcggcaacagcaacagtggCACGCCGAACAACTCGtccgcagctgccgctgctgcggccgcggCCGCTGCACATCGCGCCGCCTCGCCCGCTTCCAGTGTGGGCAGCCTGAGTCGCCAGAGTCCGCTGCATCCTGTGCCGCAATCGCCGCTGAGTCATCATCCCTCATCGTCGGCGTTGTCCGCCGCGGCGGCGGCCGTTGCCGAACGGGATCGGCATGCGCTGATGCGCCAACAGTCGCCGCATATGACGCCGCCGCCAGTGTCCAGCGCATCGGGTCTGATGGCCAGTCCGCTCAGCAAGATGTATGCACCGCAGCCGGGTCAGCGAGGATTGGGTACTTCGCCGCCGCCGCATTTGCGACCGGGCGCCTCGCCGCCGGTTATACGCCATCCACAgatgccgctgccgttgccgttgatTGCACCAGGCGGTGGCATACCGCAGATTGGCGTGCATCCTGGTCAGTCGCCGTATCCGCATCCGTTGCTACATCCCTCGGTCTTCTACTCGCCGCACCATCACAATCCCTTCAACTCGCCGTACGGCTATGCGCCCTATGGGCCTGGCTTCCCTGCCTATATGAAGCCGCCGCCACCAGCCGGTCCACTGGATCCCGCCGCTGTGATGGCGGCCCATCATGCTGGATTGTCTGGTCCGCCGCCGCAATCGCGTCAGGATGAACAgaatgcagcagctgccgccgcggTGGCTGCTGAAAAGCAACACGCGGCGGCAGTAGCCGCTgctcaacagcaacacaagacgccccagcagcagcagcaacagcagcagcaacaacaacaacaacagcaacagcagcaacaacaacaacaacaacagcatcaacaacaacaacaacagcagcagcaacaacaacagcaacaacagcagcaacaacagcaacaacaacagcagcagcagcagcagcaacctgGCGGTCCGCAACAGAATAAGCCGCCGACGCCAAAGACGCCGCAGGGACCTGGTGGCATGAGTGTCGGCATGGGCGGGCCAGGCACGCCAACAGGTCTGCCACCTGGTGCCTATCCGGGCTCTCACCTGGCCGGCtatccgccgccgccgcactCGTCGCCGTTTGCGCCGCAGGATGGACAGCAGCATGGCATGAAACCGACCTCGCACATGGATGCGTTGCGAGCGCACGCGCACTCGGCCAACTCTGCGGGCATGGGCGGTGGACATCATCCGACAGAGCCATGTAAGTGTCAGCAACTCGAAGAGATTTGGCAGCTGTTCTCAAATAATCATAAATCTTGTGTATTTGTAGTGCCCATTGACATTGAGCCGGATCCGGAGCCGGAGATACCTAGCCCCACGCACAACATACCGCGCGGTCCCAGTCCCGAGGCGAAGCCCGACGATACCGAATGCCATCGCTCGCAGTCGGCCATGTAAGTAGCCCCAACATTGAATACACTTGCTTCAGCCAAATCTTAATTATCTATTCACACGCATTGCAGCTTTGTGCGGCACATCGATCGCGGCGACTACAACTCGTGCACGCGCACGGATCTGATCTTCAAGCCGGTGACCGACTCGAAGCTGGCGCGCAAGCGTGAGGAACGCGACCGTAAACTGGCCGAAAAGGAGCGCGAGAGAAGACAGGTGAGAAAATGTGCATTGGCTAAATTGAAGAGGGTCTAACAATTATATGTTCTCCCTcttagcagcagcaacaacagcagcagcaacaacaacagcaacaggcagcTGCCGCACAACAGGCTGCACAGCAGGCGAAGCTAAAGGCCGAGCTGAAGCCGCCGTATGCGGACACGCCGGCGCTGCGTCAATTGTCGGAATACGCGCGTCCACATGTCGCCTTCAGGTGAGCGTCGAATCCTTTAAAGGATTTCCATATTGTTGAGTCTTATTTAGTTAAAGTCTTGTTTTGATTTGTAGtcaattatatgtatatgtagttgatttgtgAGTCGCGTTCGTATTGTAATAATTTCCATTTCGATTTCAGTCCTGTTGAGCAGATGGTGCCTTATCATCATCCAATGGGCCCCATGTATAGCCGAGAGAGGTACAGTACCTAGTACAAGCCTGCCAAATCCTCATCTCAAAGCACAACTACACacgcaaaacacacacacacccgcacacacccgcacacatgcacacacatttatactGACAACCGAACTAATCCTTTGCTAACTAACCTTCATATTTTGCTTAATTACACGCACGGTCAAAATTAATGCTTCAGTTCTTAATCCATTCGCTGCTTATTTGCCTGCCCTTAACCTTAATCCTCGACAAAATATTAAACCTATTTCTGCTTCTCCAAATTGTAGGCCCTTACTCATGCTTCCAACCTTGACTAATTGCAGAGAATTGGAGGAGATTAAAAATGCACAAGCGGCTGCCGCGAGTCAATCGCGACTGGATCCACACTGGATGGAATACTACAGACGGTAAGTCGCAGCCTCAAACAATCTTACCCAGGCAATCTTACTAAATTCTCAACTTCTGTTGCAGTGGCATACATCCCTCACAGTTTCCGCTGTACGCGAATCCGGCCATTTCACAAATGGAACGCGAGCGCCTGGGCATACCGCCGCCGCATCATGTTGGCATGGATCCGGGCGAGCATATGGTGCGTATAGACTGCATGGCCAGCTCTCATCTTGTACACCATACTCGAAACTCCACTCATATTCACAGAATCAATCGTAtttggaaaaagaaaaaaaaaagcaaaaacaaaacaatttaaaccaAACGAATTCAAAACATCTCTGCACAAATCACATGTCCACTTGTCAGCTCAATTaaccaaaaagaaattgaaaacgaAAAAGATCTGTCATTAATTAGCGTACAACATGTGTCCATGTCCAAGCTAACCCACATTTGGCCAGCCAAGTGTCTTGTGCTCCACATGTGAGACGTGTCGCTGCCGCTCTCTAACTCCCATTTGTAAGCCATCAGCAGTCGGTGCTCGTTTCTTGTTTCTCGTTGCTCGTTTTCGCCATTCTAACACGCATTATCCACAATTCCATAACGCATATTCCCGCTCCCACTTACAACAAAAATGTCGCATTGCTATATTGCAAGCAGGCTCCATTATTCTCAGACGCAGCACTGGCTCTTTTGAAACTATCAACGATATTCAATAATTTTCAGATACGATTGACGAGAGAATATCATGCACACTCTCATACTCATTTACATTTGCCTTTGCATCCACAGCCGCAACCACCGGAGGCCGGTTTCCAACTGCCACGTGAGTTTGTATAGTCGCTGAGTTGtgaaaatcacaaaaataaaactaatgtGTGCATATCTCTATGCTTCACTTTTCCCcctcttttctctctctctctctctctccgcaCTCTCTTCATTTTGAATCTTTAGCGAATGTTGGGCAATATCCGCGCCCAAATATGCTTAT
The sequence above is a segment of the Drosophila virilis strain 15010-1051.87 chromosome 3, Dvir_AGI_RSII-ME, whole genome shotgun sequence genome. Coding sequences within it:
- the Gug gene encoding arginine-glutamic acid dipeptide repeats protein isoform X17, which produces MAASTQGEIRVGPGHQVNDVYAKLPDYNPISSFPVDKETDERELEETRWSPGVVADGDLLMFLRAARSMAAFQGMCDGGLEDGCLAASRDDTTINALDVLHDSGYDPGKALQALVKCPVSKGIDKKWTEDETKKFIKGLRQFGKNFFRIHKDLLPHKDTPELVEFYYLWKKTPGANNNRPHRRRRQSALRRNRVTRANNTPPKKEDTPEPQAATTATAAASAAETANRSSPAVSKEENSSLTEDDASECDSDSSLTNKRDESPSRMRTRNKQQNNNNNNNSSSASAAGGGGNSAAAATAASSVNASANSSSAKDQSSGSASNNSNAVANGKRPKRGSDTPDAAAAAAAAVAGDSPKTPTKSVAEGSGNKRKGGKQDTPNKKKRTETDTNNSSSEQANNSTEDNIKEKQRKRPDSPVESMNSDSRPDSVLDDGESNTTDTDGRTAEQQSSKDSKEINCKEESGAVTLSGDLDSKSEVNEKSIKTETSCAEDNKDAIKNMDEETNIQAPSSIQPLSIKPTHVDGLLKDSSSLEAPQAAVAVAPIAMKVPTIATVEALNASVDRDRKEAIEKMEICENEAAARDPDLLKKLASIKQETLPQQQQQQQQQQQQQQQQQQQQQHQQQQQQQLGVPPVSAASGPMQEAVYIKKEPMEDSMDATCNQNSNEPQDLKVKIEIKNEDLKINASGLPPVSSAAPPPNAQLAGLHHGAVDGVNAEPLHLQHMPHGPTPQAPAGYLIDGQLKYGPPGQPPPQPPPQLHSDPGSGGVASATPQKYPGDMEMKYNEAAVKFEPSSGKFAPQELKYPVPPQLDPLKYSQEIQAAAAAAAAVGKYDMKYMIEQQGKYPVELAPPKPGYQEALKIPDVKPGFAHLPHNIGPSLDGPGSHKYAPSAQPGQPMDQQPPGATPPPGIAMPKPHYQHDVQTPPLGRPFEPAGLMLKYGDPLAGKYGPPQPQDLKYPMPPVSAAGGENLIKASPYGPPPESPIDASARSTPGQDSQGSNSNSNSQPPSSQPQQFQSPHPSPHMPSPAGGGLPPGMHPQNLISPHSHGPPPNSGAGSGPGPQPPTSLHQPISSTMSGQGGPPSLQHGLPPGPGGPHAQISVANSLSGVVSSLGAPTLSTMAPSHPMHPHMHPHQHPHLQSLQSLHRPHPDLPPSMHPHAPMAMSLQAPGPPPPHSHGHPLAPGHGQQQQQPGPGGPAGTVRTPSPAQQQQPPPRSLHEPLPTSREPPASHTSTAPTGSISGLSSGPGQGQGPGPMPHQSPHAHRTSPLPGLAHPSGLIGHPMPIHPHLAHLPPGHPAHAALAHPGHHLLSHSIAGLSHGGGPIALLAGPGGLGGLPESALSRRTPPSHLSHPHASSAPSTPHSVAISTSMSLTTTPNTVPSSAFSRASPSVQLSSGSAPAGPGGNSNSGTPNNSSAAAAAAAAAAAHRAASPASSVGSLSRQSPLHPVPQSPLSHHPSSSALSAAAAAVAERDRHALMRQQSPHMTPPPVSSASGLMASPLSKMYAPQPGQRGLGTSPPPHLRPGASPPVIRHPQMPLPLPLIAPGGGIPQIGVHPGQSPYPHPLLHPSVFYSPHHHNPFNSPYGYAPYGPGFPAYMKPPPPAGPLDPAAVMAAHHAGLSGPPPQSRQDEQNAAAAAAVAAEKQHAAAVAAAQQQHKTPQQQQQQQQQQQQQQQQQQQQQQQQHQQQQQQQQQQQQQQQQQQQQQQQQQQQQQPGGPQQNKPPTPKTPQGPGGMSVGMGGPGTPTGLPPGAYPGSHLAGYPPPPHSSPFAPQDGQQHGMKPTSHMDALRAHAHSANSAGMGGGHHPTEPLPIDIEPDPEPEIPSPTHNIPRGPSPEAKPDDTECHRSQSAIFVRHIDRGDYNSCTRTDLIFKPVTDSKLARKREERDRKLAEKERERRQQQQQQQQQQQQQQAAAAQQAAQQAKLKAELKPPYADTPALRQLSEYARPHVAFSPVEQMVPYHHPMGPMYSRERELEEIKNAQAAAASQSRLDPHWMEYYRRGIHPSQFPLYANPAISQMERERLGIPPPHHVGMDPGEHMIRLTREYHAHSHTHLHLPLHPQPQPPEAGFQLPPNVGQYPRPNMLIPREPHSDVLLRMSYADQLQAAEFQRQSLHDQYFRQRPR
- the Gug gene encoding arginine-glutamic acid dipeptide repeats protein isoform X11, with the translated sequence MSIFPVDKETDERELEETRWSPGVVADGDLLMFLRAARSMAAFQGMCDGGLEDGCLAASRDDTTINALDVLHDSGYDPGKALQALVKCPVSKGIDKKWTEDETKKFIKGLRQFGKNFFRIHKDLLPHKDTPELVEFYYLWKKTPGANNNRPHRRRRQSALRRNRVTRANNTPPKKEDTPEPQAATTATAAASAAETANRSSPAVSKEENSSLTEDDASECDSDSSLTNKRDESPSRMRTRNKQQNNNNNNNSSSASAAGGGGNSAAAATAASSVNASANSSSAKDQSSGSASNNSNAVANGKRPKRGSDTPDAAAAAAAAVAGDSPKTPTKSVAEGSGNKRKGGKQDTPNKKKRTETDTNNSSSEQANNSTEDNIKEKQRKRPDSPVESMNSDSRPDSVLDDGESNTTDTDGRTAEQQSSKDSKEINCKEESGAVTLSGDLDSKSEVNEKSIKTETSCAEDNKDAIKNMDEETNIQAPSSIQPLSIKPTHVDGLLKDSSSLEAPQAAVAVAPIAMKVPTIATVEALNASVDRDRKEAIEKMEICENEAAARDPDLLKKLASIKQETLPQQQQQQQQQQQQQQQQQQQQQHQQQQQQQLGVPPVSAASGPMQEAVYIKKEPMEDSMDATCNQNSNEPQDLKVKIEIKNEDLKINASGLPPVSSAAPPPNAQLAGLHHGAVDGVNAEPLHLQHMPHGPTPQAPAGYLIDGQLKYGPPGQPPPQPPPQLHSDPGSGGVASATPQKYPGDMEMKYNEAAVKFEPSSGKFAPQELKYPVPPQLDPLKYSQEIQAAAAAAAAVGKYDMKYMIEQQGKYPVELAPPKPGYQEALKIPDVKPGFAHLPHNIGPSLDGPGSHKYAPSAQPGQPMDQQPPGATPPPGIAMPKPHYQHDVQTPPLGRPFEPAGLMLKYGDPLAGKYGPPQPQDLKYPMPPVSAAGGENLIKASPYGPPPESPIDASARSTPGQDSQGSNSNSNSQPPSSQPQQFQSPHPSPHMPSPAGGGLPPGMHPQNLISPHSHGPPPNSGAGSGPGPQPPTSLHQPISSTMSGQGGPPSLQHGLPPGPGGPHAQISVANSLSGVVSSLGAPTLSTMAPSHPMHPHMHPHQHPHLQSLQSLHRPHPDLPPSMHPHAPMAMSLQAPGPPPPHSHGHPLAPGHGQQQQQPGPGGPAGTVRTPSPAQQQQPPPRSLHEPLPTSREPPASHTSTAPTGSISGLSSGPGQGQGPGPMPHQSPHAHRTSPLPGLAHPSGLIGHPMPIHPHLAHLPPGHPAHAALAHPGHHLLSHSIAGLSHGGGPIALLAGPGGLGGLPESALSRRTPPSHLSHPHASSAPSTPHSVAISTSMSLTTTPNTVPSSAFSRASPSVQLSSGSAPAGPGGNSNSGTPNNSSAAAAAAAAAAAHRAASPASSVGSLSRQSPLHPVPQSPLSHHPSSSALSAAAAAVAERDRHALMRQQSPHMTPPPVSSASGLMASPLSKMYAPQPGQRGLGTSPPPHLRPGASPPVIRHPQMPLPLPLIAPGGGIPQIGVHPGQSPYPHPLLHPSVFYSPHHHNPFNSPYGYAPYGPGFPAYMKPPPPAGPLDPAAVMAAHHAGLSGPPPQSRQDEQNAAAAAAVAAEKQHAAAVAAAQQQHKTPQQQQQQQQQQQQQQQQQQQQQQQQHQQQQQQQQQQQQQQQQQQQQQQQQQQQQQPGGPQQNKPPTPKTPQGPGGMSVGMGGPGTPTGLPPGAYPGSHLAGYPPPPHSSPFAPQDGQQHGMKPTSHMDALRAHAHSANSAGMGGGHHPTEPLPIDIEPDPEPEIPSPTHNIPRGPSPEAKPDDTECHRSQSAIFVRHIDRGDYNSCTRTDLIFKPVTDSKLARKREERDRKLAEKERERRQQQQQQQQQQQQQQAAAAQQAAQQAKLKAELKPPYADTPALRQLSEYARPHVAFSPVEQMVPYHHPMGPMYSRERPLLMLPTLTNCRELEEIKNAQAAAASQSRLDPHWMEYYRRGIHPSQFPLYANPAISQMERERLGIPPPHHVGMDPGEHMIRLTREYHAHSHTHLHLPLHPQPQPPEAGFQLPPNVGQYPRPNMLIPREPHSDVLLRMSYADQLQYLQAAEFQRQSLHDQYFRQRPR
- the Gug gene encoding arginine-glutamic acid dipeptide repeats protein isoform X14, whose product is MAASTQGEIRVGPGHQVNDVYAKLPDYNPISSFPVDKETDERELEETRWSPGVVADGDLLMFLRAARSMAAFQGMCDGGLEDGCLAASRDDTTINALDVLHDSGYDPGKALQALVKCPVSKGIDKKWTEDETKKFIKGLRQFGKNFFRIHKDLLPHKDTPELVEFYYLWKKTPGANNNRPHRRRRQSALRRNRVTRANNTPPKKEDTPEPQAATTATAAASAAETANRSSPAVSKEENSSLTEDDASECDSDSSLTNKRDESPSRMRTRNKQQNNNNNNNSSSASAAGGGGNSAAAATAASSVNASANSSSAKDQSSGSASNNSNAVANGKRPKRGSDTPDAAAAAAAAVAGDSPKTPTKSVAEGSGNKRKGGKQDTPNKKKRTETDTNNSSSEQANNSTEDNIKEKQRKRPDSPVESMNSDSRPDSVLDDGESNTTDTDGRTAEQQSSKDSKEINCKEESGAVTLSGDLDSKSEVNEKSIKTETSCAEDNKDAIKNMDEETNIQAPSSIQPLSIKPTHVDGLLKDSSSLEAPQAAVAVAPIAMKVPTIATVEALNASVDRDRKEAIEKMEICENEAAARDPDLLKKLASIKQETLPQQQQQQQQQQQQQQQQQQQQQHQQQQQQQLGVPPVSAASGPMQEAVYIKKEPMEDSMDATCNQNSNEPQDLKVKIEIKNEDLKINASGLPPVSSAAPPPNAQLAGLHHGAVDGVNAEPLHLQHMPHGPTPQAPAGYLIDGQLKYGPPGQPPPQPPPQLHSDPGSGGVASATPQKYPGDMEMKYNEAAVKFEPSSGKFAPQELKYPVPPQLDPLKYSQEIQAAAAAAAAVGKYDMKYMIEQQGKYPVELAPPKPGYQEALKIPDVKPGFAHLPHNIGPSLDGPGSHKYAPSAQPGQPMDQQPPGATPPPGIAMPKPHYQHDVQTPPLGRPFEPAGLMLKYGDPLAGKYGPPQPQDLKYPMPPVSAAGGENLIKASPYGPPPESPIDASARSTPGQDSQGSNSNSNSQPPSSQPQQFQSPHPSPHMPSPAGGGLPPGMHPQNLISPHSHGPPPNSGAGSGPGPQPPTSLHQPISSTMSGQGGPPSLQHGLPPGPGGPHAQISVANSLSGVVSSLGAPTLSTMAPSHPMHPHMHPHQHPHLQSLQSLHRPHPDLPPSMHPHAPMAMSLQAPGPPPPHSHGHPLAPGHGQQQQQPGPGGPAGTVRTPSPAQQQQPPPRSLHEPLPTSREPPASHTSTAPTGSISGLSSGPGQGQGPGPMPHQSPHAHRTSPLPGLAHPSGLIGHPMPIHPHLAHLPPGHPAHAALAHPGHHLLSHSIAGLSHGGGPIALLAGPGGLGGLPESALSRRTPPSHLSHPHASSAPSTPHSVAISTSMSLTTTPNTVPSSAFSRASPSVQLSSGSAPAGPGGNSNSGTPNNSSAAAAAAAAAAAHRAASPASSVGSLSRQSPLHPVPQSPLSHHPSSSALSAAAAAVAERDRHALMRQQSPHMTPPPVSSASGLMASPLSKMYAPQPGQRGLGTSPPPHLRPGASPPVIRHPQMPLPLPLIAPGGGIPQIGVHPGQSPYPHPLLHPSVFYSPHHHNPFNSPYGYAPYGPGFPAYMKPPPPAGPLDPAAVMAAHHAGLSGPPPQSRQDEQNAAAAAAVAAEKQHAAAVAAAQQQHKTPQQQQQQQQQQQQQQQQQQQQQQQQHQQQQQQQQQQQQQQQQQQQQQQQQQQQQQPGGPQQNKPPTPKTPQGPGGMSVGMGGPGTPTGLPPGAYPGSHLAGYPPPPHSSPFAPQDGQQHGMKPTSHMDALRAHAHSANSAGMGGGHHPTEPLPIDIEPDPEPEIPSPTHNIPRGPSPEAKPDDTECHRSQSAIFVRHIDRGDYNSCTRTDLIFKPVTDSKLARKREERDRKLAEKERERRQQQQQQQLATTIEGDTNEHAKNTTTQWLRLTQPRQATATAGPKAQRVQDSCQVLASYYTYDALPLPACVRQCKSSEGARTVDGFTVTAIIVVVFVVVVVVVVAVVVVVVVVVAVSTRCCLLEASRQLDFGGVCNTLCRHLILCVCVCVCVCTL